A genomic window from Micromonospora sp. WMMA1947 includes:
- a CDS encoding ABC transporter substrate-binding protein has translation MRRLTRTVAAAAMATALALVGGCSSDSDKSESGGGNGAALEKVTYLTSFANFGRDSYAWVAKDKGFFKEAGFEVDIKPGQGTGSVIQTITGGQADFGPIDLTGGILQLGNGQAKDFVAVAAIQQRTMAAIVTVEGKNIATPKDLEGKKLADTPTSVVRNLFPTYARLAGIDGSKVTWVNGEAQGLIGMLGSGTVDGIGQFVVGQPTVETVTKKKPVVLPYSNVMQDLYGNALITSTKIAKEKPEMVKKFTAALLKGLEYSLANPDEAAEILKKNVPATVPAAASAELQLMAAYVRSSNSGTAIGTLDSGRVAKSIALLQGAGALKQNLTPDQIIDFNLAPKA, from the coding sequence ATGAGAAGGCTGACCCGTACGGTCGCCGCCGCGGCTATGGCCACCGCCCTCGCCCTGGTGGGCGGCTGCAGCAGCGACTCGGACAAGTCCGAGAGCGGCGGCGGCAACGGCGCGGCGCTGGAGAAGGTGACGTACCTCACTTCCTTCGCCAACTTCGGGCGTGACTCGTACGCCTGGGTGGCGAAGGACAAGGGCTTCTTCAAGGAGGCCGGTTTCGAGGTCGACATCAAGCCCGGTCAGGGCACCGGCTCCGTCATCCAGACCATCACCGGCGGCCAGGCCGACTTCGGCCCGATCGACCTGACCGGTGGCATCCTGCAGCTCGGCAACGGCCAGGCGAAGGACTTCGTGGCGGTGGCCGCGATCCAGCAGCGCACCATGGCCGCGATCGTCACGGTCGAGGGCAAGAACATCGCCACCCCGAAGGACCTCGAGGGCAAGAAGCTCGCCGACACCCCGACGTCCGTCGTGCGCAACCTCTTCCCGACGTACGCGCGACTCGCCGGCATCGACGGCAGCAAGGTCACCTGGGTCAACGGTGAGGCGCAGGGCCTGATCGGCATGCTCGGCTCGGGCACCGTGGATGGCATCGGCCAGTTCGTCGTCGGCCAGCCGACGGTGGAGACGGTGACCAAGAAGAAGCCGGTCGTCCTGCCGTACAGCAACGTGATGCAGGACCTCTACGGCAACGCGCTGATCACCTCCACCAAGATCGCCAAGGAGAAGCCGGAGATGGTGAAGAAGTTCACCGCCGCGCTGCTCAAGGGCCTGGAGTACTCCCTGGCGAACCCGGACGAGGCGGCGGAGATCCTGAAGAAGAACGTGCCGGCCACCGTCCCGGCCGCGGCCTCCGCCGAGCTGCAGCTGATGGCCGCGTACGTCCGGTCCAGCAACTCCGGCACCGCGATCGGCACGCTGGACAGTGGCCGGGTGGCCAAGAGCATCGCGCTGCTGCAGGGCGCCGGTGCGCTCAAGCAGAACCTCACCCCGGACCAGATCATCGACTTCAACCTCGCGCCGAAGGCCTGA